A stretch of the Bacillus sp. B-jedd genome encodes the following:
- a CDS encoding protein-glutamine gamma-glutamyltransferase, translating to MIKISGIPFKQNEKWQLGSIEKTIIQQMQNTSIVYSYNSQNELLFELKVRKNIIQSAKVMDKSQAVFTTFAYARCNPKYWQLTKTGGFLLRSDVQPGDAIMDIFRNSSMYAFECATAIPIIYYHAILFSIGEESFNSLFQNLYLYSWHTDTDLGIVTFNSTHFLPGDVLYVNNPDFDRKTPWFRGLNVVILEDGKLFGHGFNIRTAEEIIQILNEKRGPDSHKSAYITKLVTRPSFKYLYRAANFSLTDRTSKIQRPIVHHNKNSISYAHYLYYSL from the coding sequence ATGATCAAAATCTCTGGGATCCCGTTTAAACAGAATGAAAAATGGCAGCTTGGGAGTATTGAGAAAACCATTATTCAACAAATGCAGAATACTTCCATCGTGTATTCTTATAATTCGCAGAATGAATTATTGTTTGAACTTAAAGTCCGTAAGAACATAATCCAAAGTGCGAAAGTCATGGACAAAAGCCAGGCAGTGTTCACAACTTTTGCATATGCTCGCTGCAACCCAAAGTACTGGCAATTAACTAAGACAGGCGGGTTTCTTTTAAGATCCGATGTGCAGCCAGGTGATGCCATTATGGATATCTTCCGAAACAGTTCCATGTATGCATTTGAATGTGCCACAGCTATTCCAATCATCTATTACCATGCCATTTTATTTAGTATTGGCGAAGAATCATTTAATTCACTTTTTCAAAACCTGTATCTTTATAGCTGGCATACAGACACTGACCTAGGGATCGTCACCTTTAATTCCACACACTTTTTGCCTGGAGATGTCTTGTACGTGAATAACCCTGACTTTGATCGAAAGACCCCATGGTTCAGAGGGCTTAACGTAGTTATTCTTGAGGACGGAAAATTGTTTGGACATGGATTTAACATAAGGACCGCAGAAGAGATCATTCAGATTCTTAATGAAAAAAGAGGACCGGACAGTCATAAATCAGCTTATATTACAAAATTGGTGACAAGGCCTTCTTTTAAGTATTTATACAGAGCGGCAAACTTTAGTTTGACCGATAGAACATCCAAAATACAGCGCCCAATAGTACACCATAACAAAAATTCCATTTCATATGCTCATTATCTTTATTATTCATTGTAA